Proteins encoded in a region of the Bactrocera tryoni isolate S06 chromosome 4, CSIRO_BtryS06_freeze2, whole genome shotgun sequence genome:
- the LOC120773753 gene encoding myosin-10, translated as MQHPRRTSEFQDEPGTATKRNSRSTQMRQSRIARPHSIDRQTLGLPSSANRGSRITPQKQAQNNGFTEAPGTANKYTTKTSRIARPSSVERQTLGIPGSALRGSRTTPQKTPTSISKTATRVLFTAEKQRNAHNDKKWVQERAQQITEHLRKTAKPGAVHGLPCEFFARSGCLRQMSTKQFIGIINHFLYYIWGTRFTVGNNYIDDIINIMQKLQYPHQVNKSWLKTPNTTHSFGFVIQLFDFFMDFVPPHDEDEINDIEFDFEDPETLTQSSLMQESPDADFTALVLQNSEEGFKLWDKQLDDDLHNLKQQTCDVLIYKRCGLQGITALDAQLEELKTDLSDEEKKRPKISEEEEERCNRLETELKEIQEQIQTAQESLEIITNKLTELQEEKNEYKFEHTHLEKKVEQIQKMLSTQTVSVDRRDALIEELEQRKYMLQRMERTLRDLEGSQHHQQVLVSRHKKQLTDQIVKYNDHIRNISCTKLQCDESVLQLPLNPQLEDVKERIKMLEATYASVQNQLQQMIQQKQVLDKQALQLNHNINTNLKPKCAELEMAIKHAERGGKEIAKQMQTQCTVLDAQLHKLEERIQQLQTDCKSLKNTKHEKHMALEKLEKQNEDLMNRAELEYKTVADEREAYLNEYETKLEQANQILLQFVEEIEQRETMLKRIEEEEVKT; from the exons ATGCAGCATCCACGACGTACTTCAGAATTTCAAGATGAACCTGGTACTGCAACAAAACGAAACTCTCG GAGCACTCAAATGCGTCAAAGTCGCATAGCACGACCACACTCAATAGATCGCCAAACCTTGGGACTGCCTAGCTCAGCAAATCGTGGCAGTAGAATCACACCCCAAAAGCAAGCGCAAAACAATGGCTTTACGGAAGCGCCTGGTACTGCAAATAAGTACACCACCAAAACGAGCCGCATTGCGCGACCTTCTTCAGTGGAACGTCAAACATTGGGTATTCCTGGATCTGCGCTGCGCGGCAGTCGCACCACACCACAAAAAACTCCAACTTCAATTAGTAAAACAGCAACGCGTGTACTCTTCACAGCCGAAAAACAGCGAAATGCTCATAACGACAAGAAATGGGTACAAGAAAGAGCCCAACAGATTACGGAACATTTGAGAAAAACAGCCAAGCCTGGTGCCGTACACGGACTACCGTGTGAATTCTTCGCGCGTAGTGGTTGTCTACGTCAAATGTCAACTAAACAATTTATAGGAATAATCAATCATTTTCTTTACTATATCTGGGGTACACGATTCACTGTAGGCAATAATTACATCGatgatattattaatataatgcAAAAACTACAATATCCACATCAAGTAAATAAGTCATGGTTAAAGACGCCAAATACAACACACTCATTTGGATTTGTAATTCAACTATTTGACTTCTTCATGGATTTTGTGCCACCCCATGATGAGGATGAAATAAATGAtatagaatttgattttgaggATCCTGAAACTCTAACACAAAGTTCGCTTATGCAAGAATCGCCGGATGCAGATTTTACAGCATTAGTTTTACAAAATTCCGAAGAAGGTTTTAAGCTCTGGGATAAACAATTAGATGATGATCTACATAATCTGAAACAGCAGACGTGTGATGTGCTAATTTACAAGCGCTGTGGTCTACAAGGTATTACAGCGCTAGATGCACAGTTAGAAGAACTAAAAACTGATCTTAGTGACGAAGAGAAAAAACGACCTAAAATAAGCGAAGAAGAGGAAGAACGTTGTAATCGCTTAGAAACTGAACTTAAAGAAATACAAGAACAAATACAGACAGCAcaagaaagtttagaaataataactaataaatTAACTGAATTACAAGAGGAGAAAAACGAATATAAATTCGAACACACACATCTAGAAAAAAAAGtagaacaaatacaaaaaatgcttTCTACACAAACGGTTAGCGTGGACCGACGTGATGCCCTTATAGAGGAGTTAGAACAACGTAAGTACATGTTACAACGAATGGAACGTACTTTACGTGATCTGGAAGGTAGTCAACACCATCAACAAGTTTTAGTATCACGCCACAAAAAACAATTGACCGATCAAATCGTCAAATATAACGACCATATACGCAATATAAGTTGCACCAAACTACAATGTGATGAGAGTGTATTGCAGTTGCCTCTCAATCCGCAGCTTGAGGATGTTAAAGAACGCATAAAAATGTTGGAAGCAACATACGCGAGTGTCCAAAACCAACTACAACAGATGATACAGCAAAAGCAGGTACTTGATAAGCAAGCACTTCAACTGAATCacaatataaatacaaatttaaaaccaaaatgtgCTGAGCTTGAGATGGCAATAAAACACGCAGAGCGTGGCGGTaaagaaattgcaaaacaaaTGCAAACACAATGTACCGTTCTGGATGCACAGTTGCATAAACTAGAGGAACGTATACAACAGTTACAAACTGATTGCAAGTCATTAAAGAATACAAAGCATGAGAAACACATGGcattagaaaaattagaaaaacaaaatgaagaTTTAATGAATCGCGCTGAATTGGAATACAAAACGGTTGCCGATGAACGCGAAGCATATCTTAATGAATATGAGACGAAACTTGAGCAAGCAAATCAGATATTATTGCAATTCGTTGAAGAAATAGAGCAACGCGAAACAATGCTGAAACGAATCGAGGAAGAGGAggtaaaaacttaa